A single Oncorhynchus tshawytscha isolate Ot180627B linkage group LG01, Otsh_v2.0, whole genome shotgun sequence DNA region contains:
- the LOC112253652 gene encoding Usher syndrome type-1G protein homolog isoform X2 — MLHHRARLEVDELRMDRTRAVVKVRGPARRGDQDKCDIWGNTPLHLAAANGHHNCLSFLVSFGANVWCLDNDYHTPLDMAATKSHMDCVRYLDSIAAKQSALNPKLVSKLKDRAFRMAERRIKDCVKMQQKHHQRMERKFLKESVASDNSDAMSFTSYNSSSTLNRKLPQFNTLTSNMPYSQATLHSTAKGRTKIKKKLEKKKQVDGTFKIYEDGRKSVRSLSGLQLGQDVMFLKQGTYANSKDRSRLNIRDMFPHHGNNHDYHDDDHDDYDDDHADTISHISRAISDPGLHETAYSEISADSGRDSLFTRPGLGTMVFRRNYVSGGLFGIGARDKGFAAVSEPVGRAPNVRLRGHLPRRQPSLDDAIEIGSIGSALSLQERHLQELPWEEADVGLDEELEPENGPLETFLASQGLGEFMPIFRKEKIDLEALLLCSDQDLTSIHIPLGPRKKLLEACKRRLDTLEEPEGIEDTDL, encoded by the exons aggTGACCAGGACAAGTGTGATATCTGGGGGAACACTCCGCTCCACCTGGCCGCCGCCAACGGCCACCACAACTGCCTATCCTTCCTGGTGTCGTTCGGAGCCAACGTGTGGTGCCTGGACAATGACTACCACACGCCCCTCGACATGGCCGCCACCAAGAGCCACATGGACTGTGTCCGGTACCTGGACTCCATCGCCGCCAAGCAGTCGGCCCTCAACCCCAAG CTGGTGAGCAAGCTGAAAGACAGAGCATTCCGCATGGCGGAGAGGAGGATAAAGGACTGTGTGAAGATGCAGCAGAAACACCACCAGCGGATGGAGAGGAAGTTCTTGAAGGAGAGTGTAGCGTCGGATAACTCAGATGCCATGAGCTTCACTAGTTATAACAGCAGCAGCACGCTAAACCGCAAACTTCCTCAGTTCAACACTCTCACTTCCAATATGCCATACTCACAG gccACTCTTCACTCCACAGCCAAGGGTAGGACCAAGATTAAGAAGAAGCTAGAGAAGAAGAAACAGGTGGACGGCACCTTCAAGATCTACGAGGATGGGAGGAAGAGTGTACGCTCGCTGTCTGGCCTTCAGCTTGGCCAGGACGTTATGTTCCTCAAGCAG GGCACCTATGCCAACTCCAAGGATCGCTCGCGTCTCAACATCCGGGACATGTTCCCTCACCACGGCAACAACCACGATTACCATGACGATGACCATGACGATTATGATGACGACCATGCGGACACCATCTCCCACATTTCCCGTGCCATAAGCGACCCGGGCCTTCACGAGACAGCCTACTCTGAGATCAGCGCCGACTCAGGCCGCGACTCTTTGTTCACCCGGCCAGGTCTCGGAACCATGGTGTTCCGACGGAACTACGTATCCGGCGGTCTCTTCGGGATCGGAGCCCGGGACAAGGGTTTTGCGGCTGTCAGTGAACCTGTAGGCCGGGCCCCTAACGTTCGTCTCCGTGGCCACCTCCCACGTCGCCAGCCCAGCCTGGACGATGCAATAGAGATAGGCAGCATCGGCAGTGCCCTGAGCCTCCAGGAGAGGCACCTACAGGAGCTGCCCTGGGAGGAGGCTGATGTGGGCCTGGACGAGGAGCTGGAGCCTGAAAACGGCCCACTGGAGACCTTCCTGGCCTCCCAGGGCCTGGGGGAGTTCATGCCCATCTTCAGGAAGGAGAAAATCGACCTGGAGGCCCTACTGCTCTGCTCGGACCAGGACCTGACCTCCATACACATCCCCCTGGGACCCAGGAAAAAGCTACTAGAGGCCTGTAAGAGACGGTTGGACACCCTGGAGGAACCAGAGGGCATCGAGGACACTGATCTCTGA